Proteins encoded within one genomic window of Chitinophaga parva:
- a CDS encoding asparaginase produces MTKILIIYTGGTVGMIYDDKTKSLRPIGFNEIRNNLPELYRMGIDFYVYTFNPPIDSSDMQPEIWVELASIIEDRYDRYDGFVILHGSDTMAFTASALSFMLQHLSKPVILTGSQLPIGKIRTDAKENIITAMEIAATRHNGHAMVPEVCIYFDFSLFRGNRSKKYNAEKFEAFYSMNYPPLAEAGIDIKYKSAFMQPVPTEPLVVHKNLETNITVLKLFPGITRKSVEAILSVPGLKGVIMETFGSGNANTQPWFIECIRKAIERGATVVDITQCDGGSVELGKYETSRELKRMGVVSGHDMTFEAAITKLMFVLGQENLTQDQVREMIERPLCGELTPIEINEE; encoded by the coding sequence ATGACTAAGATTTTGATCATTTACACGGGAGGAACGGTTGGTATGATCTACGATGACAAGACCAAATCGCTCCGCCCGATAGGGTTTAACGAGATAAGGAACAATTTGCCGGAACTGTACCGGATGGGAATAGATTTTTATGTGTACACCTTTAACCCGCCCATTGATTCATCGGACATGCAGCCGGAGATCTGGGTGGAACTGGCCAGCATTATCGAAGACCGCTACGACCGCTATGATGGATTTGTGATCCTCCACGGGTCAGACACCATGGCGTTTACCGCTTCCGCGCTCAGCTTTATGCTGCAACATCTTTCCAAACCTGTAATACTTACCGGCTCCCAGCTGCCCATTGGCAAGATCCGCACGGATGCCAAGGAAAATATCATCACGGCCATGGAGATTGCCGCCACCCGGCACAATGGCCACGCCATGGTGCCAGAAGTGTGCATCTATTTCGACTTCTCCCTCTTCCGCGGCAACCGCTCCAAGAAGTATAATGCAGAGAAGTTTGAAGCCTTTTACTCCATGAACTACCCGCCCCTGGCCGAAGCGGGCATTGACATCAAATACAAATCCGCCTTCATGCAGCCCGTGCCCACGGAGCCGCTGGTAGTACATAAGAACCTGGAAACGAACATCACGGTGCTGAAACTGTTTCCCGGTATCACCCGCAAGTCTGTGGAGGCCATATTGAGTGTGCCCGGCCTGAAAGGCGTGATCATGGAGACCTTTGGCAGTGGCAATGCCAATACACAGCCCTGGTTCATTGAGTGCATCCGCAAGGCCATAGAGCGGGGTGCCACGGTGGTGGACATTACCCAATGCGATGGTGGCTCCGTGGAGTTGGGCAAGTATGAGACCAGCCGGGAACTGAAACGGATGGGGGTCGTGAGCGGCCATGATATGACCTTTGAGGCGGCTATCACCAAACTCATGTTCGTTCTGGGCCAGGAAAACCTGACGCAGGACCAGGTGCGGGAAATGATAGAACGGCCACTGTGCGGTGAATTGACGCCGATAGAAATAAACGAGGAGTAA
- a CDS encoding polysaccharide deacetylase family protein: MFYLTKTPALVKALYKSCTWSLSPAANAVYLTFDDGPHPTATPFVLDQLKAHGAKGTFFCIGKNVQAYPEIYQRILEEGHAVGNHTHNHLNGWKTGTGKYLEDVMEARRYIQGPLFRPPYGRITPFQVKQIKERIPGAQIIMWDVLSGDFDTEIGGDACVENVVFKAKPGSIIVFHDSTKAWDRMSYALPRVLAFCEKQKWEMKAIPATS; the protein is encoded by the coding sequence ATGTTCTACCTGACCAAGACGCCGGCCCTCGTGAAGGCCCTTTACAAAAGCTGCACCTGGAGCCTTTCCCCGGCCGCCAATGCCGTGTACCTCACGTTTGACGACGGCCCCCATCCTACGGCCACCCCTTTTGTGCTGGACCAGCTGAAGGCCCACGGGGCCAAGGGTACTTTCTTTTGCATTGGAAAAAATGTGCAGGCCTACCCGGAGATCTACCAGCGCATCCTGGAAGAAGGCCATGCGGTGGGCAACCATACGCATAACCACCTCAATGGCTGGAAAACCGGCACAGGCAAGTATTTAGAAGACGTAATGGAAGCACGCCGGTACATCCAGGGGCCCCTCTTCCGGCCACCGTATGGGCGCATTACGCCTTTCCAGGTAAAGCAGATCAAAGAACGTATACCAGGGGCCCAGATCATTATGTGGGACGTGCTGAGCGGGGATTTTGATACGGAAATAGGCGGGGATGCCTGCGTGGAGAATGTAGTGTTCAAGGCAAAGCCAGGCTCCATCATCGTATTCCACGACAGTACCAAGGCCTGGGACCGCATGTCTTATGCCCTGCCGCGGGTGCTGGCATTCTGCGAAAAACAAAAATGGGAGATGAAAGCCATCCCTGCTACAAGTTGA
- a CDS encoding RagB/SusD family nutrient uptake outer membrane protein, translating to MKRILLNISAAALLLTVGAGCRKYVEIPQVGLKTLHNTSDYQAMLANYTDIDLTVSYPMWGTDDVDVSDGGYQNTLNIYVANAYTWAPSIVVDADDQDWNKMYKQVYISNLLLAGVKTSDGGTDAQKNNIYAQALVHRAYAFYTLVNIYAKQYDAGTAGTDPGIPMVFTPNLDESLQRFPVQAVYDQVKKDLLAAIPDLDNKGAYTNQASQAAAYAILARASLQQGLYADAAKYADSTLARQNTLLNLEDYVTSLAAYPYRLYNPEVIFSKVQSGGTATVPLSNSLLQLFDTTDLRYQLFTADYTKSSYQFTGRFYYFPFVALDNYFTNGPSVAEMMLIKAETAARAGDVNTALDQLNALRKHRFKAADYQPLTATTSNVLVTVLNERRRELMARDFRWYDLKRLNKEAGLATTVSHHYKGQVITLEPNSNAYVFPIANKVIQQNPEIVQNPR from the coding sequence ATGAAGAGGATCTTACTCAATATAAGTGCGGCTGCATTGTTACTCACTGTCGGTGCAGGCTGCCGCAAATACGTGGAAATTCCACAGGTGGGCCTGAAGACCCTGCACAATACCAGTGATTACCAGGCCATGCTGGCTAACTATACGGATATTGACCTTACGGTGAGCTATCCCATGTGGGGCACCGACGATGTGGATGTATCCGATGGCGGCTACCAGAATACCCTGAACATCTATGTGGCCAATGCCTATACCTGGGCGCCAAGCATTGTAGTGGATGCGGATGACCAGGACTGGAACAAAATGTACAAGCAGGTATACATCAGCAACCTGTTGCTTGCCGGTGTGAAAACCAGCGATGGGGGCACCGATGCGCAGAAAAACAATATCTATGCACAAGCCCTGGTGCACCGCGCATACGCATTTTATACCCTGGTGAACATTTACGCCAAACAGTATGATGCCGGCACGGCCGGTACGGACCCCGGCATCCCGATGGTATTTACGCCAAACCTGGATGAAAGCCTGCAGCGTTTCCCCGTGCAGGCGGTGTATGACCAGGTAAAGAAAGACCTGCTGGCCGCCATACCGGACCTGGATAACAAGGGCGCCTATACCAACCAGGCTTCACAGGCTGCGGCATATGCCATCCTGGCCCGCGCCAGCCTGCAGCAAGGCTTGTACGCCGATGCCGCGAAATATGCAGACAGCACCCTGGCCCGCCAGAACACCCTGCTGAACCTTGAAGACTACGTGACCAGCCTGGCTGCCTATCCTTACCGCCTTTATAACCCGGAAGTGATCTTCAGTAAGGTGCAGAGCGGTGGCACGGCAACAGTACCTTTGAGCAACTCCCTGCTGCAACTTTTTGATACCACGGATCTGCGTTACCAACTGTTTACAGCGGATTATACGAAAAGTAGCTACCAGTTCACCGGCCGCTTTTATTATTTCCCGTTTGTTGCGCTGGACAACTATTTTACGAATGGCCCGAGTGTAGCGGAGATGATGCTGATCAAGGCGGAAACAGCCGCCCGTGCCGGTGACGTGAATACCGCGCTGGATCAACTGAACGCCCTGCGTAAGCACCGGTTTAAAGCCGCAGATTACCAGCCCCTCACCGCTACCACCAGCAATGTCCTGGTAACGGTGTTGAATGAGCGGCGCCGCGAACTGATGGCCCGTGATTTCCGCTGGTATGACCTGAAACGCCTGAATAAGGAGGCCGGCCTGGCCACTACGGTGTCCCATCATTATAAAGGACAGGTCATCACGCTGGAACCGAACAGCAATGCTTATGTGTTTCCCATCGCAAACAAAGTCATTCAACAAAACCCGGAAATCGTGCAAAACCCACGGTAA
- a CDS encoding tetratricopeptide repeat protein, with the protein MKKTLFLVVAIIIPAFTVAQKPSKEQYEADRKKMVAAQKELDSIKAAMSPEARKNFEDMMGKMGGTKAMQNAQQGMDYNARGNTGIMQRSTDPEIIPDKVAAFKIAAAPQSKAQLTAYLSPIFAEADKLIKPESKNAVKNLLNKGETTGKYAMVFWAHNELDKALYLLLNACITNSDDMVSLNNLGSLLTISGYAHKSLPILLYAQKLLPNSGTIANNTGQAWLSLGNVEKAKPFLTAAIAKDSANAEAYRSLALIAQQHGNSAACAGYLEKAIAHGGATAENINLLQQALPNADKSGMYLSIHNNFKQFYKDHSITKRFIVPEIPDSYEAAVATYADINKFFLDLDATINAAGKARKEFEKDGEKQMMENMNKRMAQVKQISENAGKPGAAKMVRDMKAGLTIPFTAHAAFMLNAIDNPQYSVSYISRMNKEIAGRLQRVTELKQSLKTDYDNKIAALVNEKSKLDDGEGKGAANIRTMQIDKELCQLKTERQNAWLKKSAEINNQYVRNMEDLMNQRLQEYLFWNTIALQPIQDPTAVNYAAYISYLNNLNSFRSLFPVYVDGGLSQPCGDYLKQDFKTKGKIQEWEREHCEVDFGFDAKVVAGKMNCEGFTIYADLKAGEFTYNRSIDPVTWETTGHSLSAKAGKDKEFEITKNLGGKIGASVETTIKFDGNMTPVDLTVQGAAGAGISGPYGGGASVDLGSVTVSVSGGFNAAGPGFTSFGSGFLK; encoded by the coding sequence ATGAAAAAAACGTTGTTCCTGGTAGTAGCCATCATTATTCCGGCATTTACAGTGGCACAAAAGCCTTCTAAAGAGCAATATGAAGCCGACAGGAAAAAAATGGTGGCGGCCCAAAAGGAATTAGATTCCATAAAGGCTGCCATGAGCCCCGAGGCGCGGAAAAATTTCGAGGATATGATGGGAAAAATGGGCGGCACCAAAGCGATGCAAAATGCCCAGCAGGGGATGGACTACAATGCAAGAGGAAACACGGGTATTATGCAACGCAGTACCGACCCCGAAATTATTCCTGATAAAGTTGCTGCCTTTAAGATTGCAGCCGCTCCCCAAAGCAAGGCACAACTTACGGCTTACCTGTCTCCCATCTTTGCAGAAGCAGATAAACTCATAAAACCCGAAAGTAAAAACGCGGTAAAAAACCTGTTGAACAAAGGCGAAACTACCGGTAAATATGCCATGGTATTCTGGGCACACAATGAACTGGATAAAGCCCTTTATCTTTTATTGAACGCCTGCATTACCAATAGCGACGATATGGTTTCCCTCAATAACCTGGGCAGCCTGCTCACTATTTCCGGCTACGCGCACAAGTCGCTGCCCATACTGCTGTATGCGCAAAAATTATTGCCTAACAGCGGTACTATCGCCAATAATACAGGCCAGGCCTGGCTCAGCCTGGGCAATGTAGAGAAAGCAAAACCATTTTTAACTGCCGCAATAGCAAAAGATTCTGCCAATGCAGAAGCATACCGCTCATTGGCGCTTATCGCGCAGCAACACGGCAATAGCGCCGCCTGTGCAGGCTACCTGGAAAAAGCCATTGCTCACGGAGGTGCCACCGCCGAAAATATAAACCTGTTGCAGCAGGCATTGCCCAATGCAGACAAGTCCGGCATGTACCTATCCATCCATAACAATTTTAAACAATTCTATAAGGACCATAGCATCACCAAACGCTTTATAGTACCTGAAATCCCAGACAGTTATGAGGCTGCGGTGGCCACATATGCCGATATCAACAAGTTCTTTCTAGACCTGGACGCTACCATAAATGCTGCCGGGAAAGCCCGTAAGGAATTTGAGAAGGACGGTGAAAAGCAAATGATGGAAAACATGAATAAACGGATGGCACAGGTAAAGCAGATCTCCGAGAACGCAGGTAAACCAGGCGCTGCCAAAATGGTGCGGGATATGAAAGCCGGGCTTACTATTCCGTTTACGGCACATGCAGCTTTTATGCTCAACGCTATTGACAACCCGCAGTACAGTGTTTCCTACATCAGCCGCATGAACAAAGAAATCGCGGGCAGATTGCAAAGGGTAACTGAGCTGAAGCAATCATTGAAAACGGATTATGACAATAAAATAGCCGCTCTTGTAAATGAAAAAAGCAAACTGGATGACGGGGAAGGGAAGGGCGCTGCCAATATACGGACCATGCAAATTGACAAAGAGCTCTGCCAGTTAAAAACCGAAAGGCAAAATGCCTGGCTGAAAAAATCGGCTGAAATCAACAATCAGTATGTCCGTAACATGGAAGACCTGATGAACCAGCGTTTACAGGAATATCTTTTCTGGAATACCATAGCCTTGCAGCCCATACAAGACCCGACGGCCGTAAATTATGCAGCCTATATCAGCTACCTCAACAACTTAAATAGTTTCCGTTCTCTTTTTCCGGTGTATGTGGACGGCGGCTTATCCCAGCCCTGCGGTGACTATTTAAAACAGGACTTCAAAACAAAAGGGAAAATCCAGGAATGGGAAAGAGAACATTGCGAAGTGGATTTTGGGTTTGATGCCAAAGTAGTTGCAGGTAAAATGAATTGTGAGGGATTCACCATCTATGCAGATCTAAAGGCGGGTGAATTTACTTATAACCGGAGCATTGATCCGGTAACCTGGGAAACCACAGGGCATAGCCTGTCTGCCAAAGCCGGTAAAGACAAAGAATTTGAGATCACCAAAAACCTGGGTGGTAAAATCGGCGCTTCCGTAGAAACTACGATCAAATTTGATGGCAATATGACGCCTGTTGACCTCACCGTGCAAGGGGCGGCTGGGGCTGGCATCAGCGGCCCTTATGGCGGGGGCGCTTCTGTGGATTTAGGTTCAGTGACGGTAAGTGTAAGCGGCGGATTCAACGCCGCAGGCCCTGGCTTCACAAGTTTCGGCAGTGGTTTCCTGAAATAG
- a CDS encoding zinc-dependent metalloprotease produces the protein MKRQMSFFAVVLLCATIGAGSSSVAQRKKKHDAKATPSAEKSATDSTTAKKEKDDKTKLKKYEEVITKDVETSKGFITVHKKEDKYWFEIPFSIMGRDLLNVSRIAKASVDMRNGSFGMAGDEIGEAVYSFEKGPGNKLYLKRMSFSEYSGDSTKAMFAGVQKNNVQPLAAAFPIVAYNKDSSAAVIEVTDWLNADNDVLYFHNEKLKQRAGVAGQLADRSYIKYVHTFSKNLEVRALKTYSAGLNPAYPYYSLELNASFVLLPEKPMQGRLRDDRVGYFATGFKDFDANPQGVKEIVYAVRWRLEPKPEDVEKYKRGELVEPQKPIIFYIDPTTPKKWVPYLIAGVNDWQKAFEKAGFKNAIYAREAPSPQEDSTWSIDDATHSAIVYRPSVIANAMGPNVADPRSGEIIESHIFWYHNVMKLLHDWYQVQCGTTDSRARKREFDDELMGQLIRFVSSHEVGHTLGLMHNFGASSSVPVDSLRNKKWVEAHGHTPSIMDYARFNYVAQPEDNIGEAGLFPRINDYDTWAVQWGYTWRPEYKSSADEQRTLTKIVTDSLKNPRLRFGSELSPFDPRNQNEDLGDDAVKASGYGIKNLQRIITQIAAWDVDSTDDAEQVKEPYSAVLSQYQLYMGHVLKIVGGVYSTPKIGAEPGPVDVYVPRAKQKAALDFINKQFFNTPLWLNEKSMATRFANFNFMIEFTEMQTGMINALVGRNRISLLMEAEYADRANYGATEYLADLNKMIFAEEHAGKNVDVYRRNLQKFFVFRMLEQAFAKDDQYQILGPIAYHPAFSDFQIMIRDELKAEQAMFRQQLKNPALDKMTKAHLRDLDDKITRGFAIK, from the coding sequence ATGAAACGACAGATGTCATTTTTTGCTGTAGTACTGCTGTGCGCCACCATTGGCGCAGGCAGTTCCTCAGTAGCCCAGCGTAAGAAAAAACACGACGCCAAAGCCACTCCTTCCGCCGAGAAGAGCGCTACCGACTCCACCACCGCCAAGAAGGAGAAGGATGATAAAACCAAGTTAAAGAAGTACGAAGAGGTGATCACCAAAGACGTAGAGACTTCCAAAGGTTTTATCACCGTGCACAAAAAGGAAGACAAGTACTGGTTTGAGATACCCTTCTCCATCATGGGCCGCGATCTGCTGAATGTAAGCCGTATTGCCAAAGCCTCCGTGGATATGCGCAACGGCTCCTTTGGCATGGCCGGCGATGAAATCGGCGAAGCCGTGTACAGCTTTGAAAAAGGCCCGGGCAATAAACTGTACCTGAAGCGCATGTCGTTTTCAGAATACAGTGGGGACAGCACCAAGGCCATGTTTGCCGGTGTACAGAAGAACAATGTGCAACCCCTGGCGGCTGCATTCCCCATCGTGGCGTACAACAAAGATTCTTCCGCTGCCGTAATTGAAGTAACAGACTGGCTGAATGCCGATAACGATGTGCTGTACTTCCACAATGAAAAACTGAAGCAGCGCGCCGGTGTGGCCGGCCAGCTGGCAGACCGCAGCTATATCAAATATGTGCACACGTTCTCCAAAAACCTGGAAGTGCGTGCGCTGAAAACATATTCCGCCGGTCTCAATCCTGCTTATCCTTACTACTCCCTGGAGCTGAATGCCTCCTTTGTGCTCCTGCCGGAAAAGCCCATGCAGGGCCGCCTGCGAGACGACCGCGTAGGTTACTTTGCCACGGGCTTCAAAGATTTTGATGCTAACCCGCAAGGCGTAAAAGAGATCGTATATGCAGTGCGCTGGCGGCTGGAGCCCAAGCCGGAAGACGTGGAAAAATACAAGCGCGGTGAGCTGGTGGAGCCCCAGAAACCCATTATATTTTATATCGATCCTACCACGCCCAAGAAGTGGGTACCTTACCTGATTGCGGGTGTGAATGACTGGCAGAAGGCGTTTGAAAAAGCAGGCTTCAAAAACGCGATCTATGCCCGCGAAGCTCCATCCCCGCAGGAAGACAGCACCTGGAGCATTGATGACGCCACTCACTCAGCCATCGTGTACCGCCCGTCTGTGATTGCCAATGCAATGGGCCCCAATGTGGCCGATCCCCGCAGCGGTGAGATCATTGAGAGCCACATCTTCTGGTATCACAACGTAATGAAATTGCTGCACGACTGGTACCAGGTACAATGCGGCACCACCGATTCCCGCGCCCGTAAAAGAGAATTTGATGATGAACTGATGGGGCAACTGATCCGCTTTGTATCATCCCACGAAGTAGGCCATACGCTGGGCCTCATGCACAACTTTGGCGCATCTTCCAGCGTGCCGGTAGACAGCCTGCGTAATAAGAAATGGGTGGAAGCCCACGGCCACACGCCGTCTATCATGGACTATGCACGCTTTAACTACGTGGCGCAGCCGGAAGACAATATCGGCGAGGCCGGCCTTTTCCCCCGCATCAATGATTATGACACCTGGGCCGTCCAGTGGGGCTACACCTGGCGCCCGGAGTATAAGTCTTCTGCAGATGAGCAGCGGACGCTGACGAAGATCGTTACGGATAGCCTGAAGAACCCCCGCCTGCGTTTTGGCAGTGAGCTGTCGCCCTTTGATCCCCGTAACCAGAATGAAGACCTGGGCGATGATGCCGTGAAGGCCAGCGGCTACGGTATTAAAAACCTCCAGCGCATTATCACGCAGATAGCCGCATGGGATGTTGATTCTACCGACGATGCGGAACAGGTGAAAGAACCCTACAGCGCAGTACTGTCACAGTACCAGTTGTACATGGGACATGTGCTGAAGATTGTTGGGGGGGTGTACTCCACGCCGAAGATCGGTGCAGAACCGGGCCCCGTGGATGTATATGTGCCCAGGGCCAAACAGAAAGCAGCGTTGGACTTCATCAACAAACAATTCTTCAACACCCCGCTGTGGCTGAATGAGAAGAGCATGGCCACCCGTTTTGCCAACTTCAATTTCATGATTGAATTTACAGAGATGCAGACCGGGATGATCAATGCACTGGTGGGCCGCAACAGGATCAGCCTCCTCATGGAAGCGGAATATGCGGACCGGGCTAACTATGGCGCTACAGAATACCTGGCAGACCTGAACAAGATGATCTTTGCGGAAGAACATGCCGGTAAGAACGTGGACGTATACCGCCGCAACCTGCAGAAGTTCTTCGTGTTCCGCATGTTGGAACAGGCCTTTGCCAAGGATGACCAGTACCAGATCCTGGGCCCTATCGCGTACCATCCTGCATTTTCAGACTTCCAGATCATGATCCGTGATGAGCTGAAAGCAGAGCAGGCCATGTTCCGCCAGCAGTTGAAAAATCCTGCCCTGGATAAAATGACCAAAGCGCACCTGCGTGACCTGGATGACAAGATCACCCGCGGGTTTGCGATCAAATAG
- the gltX gene encoding glutamate--tRNA ligase, whose protein sequence is MEQRKVRVRFAPSPTGGLHLGGVRTVLFNYLFARHHHGTFVLRIEDTDQTRYVPGAEEYILECLRWCGLLPDEGSEAGGEYGPYRQSERKPLYRQYAEQLVAQGHAYYAFDTPQELEAMRERFKTPENPSPQYNIKMRHHMRNSHSLSQDEVTALLAAGTPHVIRINMPADEDLRFTDMIRGEVTFNTSSVDDKVLLKADGMPTYHLAVVVDDYLMKISHAFRGEEWLPSAPVHILLWKYLGWEAHMPQWAHLPLILKPDGNGKLSKRDGDRLGFPVFAMNWTDPKTGELTTGFRERGFLPEAFVNMLAMLGWNDGSGQEIFSMEELIARFSMDRVHKGGAKFDFDKAKWFNHEYIVRTDNEKLAGLFAPVLEAKGIVADPSYVATVAGLVKERCQFINEIWDHGFFFFEAPASYDEGAVKPKWNADKQQFFDAWNLQLASQHDFSASALEESFKALAAEKNLKMGDLQLPFRIMLTSGKFGPPVFVIAATIGREQTIARIAKALEVFGA, encoded by the coding sequence ATGGAACAGAGAAAAGTTAGGGTGCGTTTTGCACCCAGTCCTACCGGTGGTTTACACCTGGGTGGCGTTCGCACGGTATTGTTCAACTACCTGTTTGCCCGCCACCACCATGGCACTTTTGTGCTGCGTATTGAAGATACTGATCAAACCCGCTACGTGCCCGGCGCGGAAGAATATATCCTGGAATGCCTGCGCTGGTGCGGCCTTTTGCCCGATGAAGGTAGCGAAGCCGGTGGTGAATACGGCCCCTACCGCCAGAGTGAGCGCAAGCCCCTGTACCGCCAGTATGCAGAACAGCTGGTAGCACAGGGCCATGCCTACTACGCTTTTGATACCCCGCAGGAGCTGGAGGCCATGCGCGAACGTTTTAAAACACCGGAAAATCCATCCCCCCAATACAATATCAAAATGCGCCATCACATGCGCAATTCCCACAGCCTTTCCCAGGATGAAGTAACCGCCCTGCTGGCTGCCGGTACCCCGCACGTGATCCGCATTAACATGCCGGCAGATGAAGACCTGCGTTTCACTGATATGATCCGTGGGGAGGTTACTTTCAATACCAGCAGCGTAGATGATAAGGTGCTGCTCAAGGCAGACGGTATGCCCACCTATCACCTGGCCGTGGTGGTGGATGATTACCTGATGAAGATCAGCCACGCCTTCCGCGGGGAAGAATGGCTGCCCTCCGCCCCGGTGCACATCCTGCTCTGGAAATACCTGGGCTGGGAAGCGCATATGCCACAATGGGCCCACCTGCCCCTGATCCTGAAGCCCGATGGCAATGGTAAACTGAGCAAGCGTGACGGAGACCGCCTGGGCTTCCCCGTGTTTGCCATGAACTGGACCGATCCCAAGACCGGCGAACTGACCACCGGCTTCCGCGAACGCGGCTTCCTGCCGGAGGCTTTTGTAAACATGCTGGCCATGCTGGGCTGGAATGATGGCAGCGGCCAGGAGATCTTCAGTATGGAAGAACTCATTGCCCGCTTTTCCATGGACCGTGTGCACAAGGGCGGTGCTAAGTTTGATTTTGATAAAGCCAAATGGTTCAACCATGAATACATTGTCCGCACGGATAATGAAAAACTGGCCGGCCTTTTTGCCCCCGTACTGGAAGCAAAAGGCATCGTGGCAGATCCTTCATACGTAGCCACAGTGGCGGGTTTGGTAAAAGAGCGCTGCCAGTTTATCAACGAGATCTGGGACCATGGCTTCTTCTTCTTTGAAGCACCCGCCAGCTATGATGAAGGTGCGGTGAAGCCCAAATGGAATGCAGACAAACAACAGTTCTTCGACGCCTGGAACCTGCAACTGGCCTCCCAGCATGATTTCAGCGCCTCTGCACTGGAAGAAAGCTTTAAGGCCCTGGCCGCGGAAAAGAACCTCAAAATGGGTGACCTGCAACTGCCCTTCCGCATCATGCTCACCAGTGGCAAATTTGGCCCGCCGGTGTTCGTGATCGCTGCTACCATTGGCCGCGAGCAAACCATTGCCCGCATTGCCAAAGCGCTGGAAGTGTTTGGTGCATAA
- a CDS encoding TatD family hydrolase: MNWTDTHTHLYSDSFNTDREAMITRAIDAGVGTLLLPNVDETTIDGMLALETQFPGHCFPMMGVHPCHVNGNVENVLALIRDWFSRRTFVGVGEIGLDFYWDTTFREQQHHAFREQLKLAKQYRVPVSIHSRSATPEAIADVKALQDGTLSGVFHCFSGTLEEAKEIIDLGFYLGIGGVLTFKKSGLDKIVEQVGIEHLVLETDAPYLAPVPYRGKRNESAYIPLIGQCLADIKNLKIEEVAEITSSNACKLFKMH; encoded by the coding sequence ATGAATTGGACCGATACCCATACGCACCTGTATAGTGACAGCTTTAACACTGACCGGGAGGCTATGATTACCAGGGCTATAGATGCAGGAGTGGGCACCTTGTTGCTGCCCAATGTGGATGAAACCACCATTGACGGCATGCTGGCGCTGGAAACGCAGTTTCCCGGGCACTGCTTCCCGATGATGGGCGTGCATCCCTGCCATGTGAACGGGAACGTGGAAAATGTGCTGGCGCTGATCCGTGACTGGTTTTCCCGCCGCACGTTCGTGGGCGTGGGGGAAATAGGGCTGGATTTTTACTGGGACACTACCTTCCGGGAGCAGCAGCACCACGCATTCCGGGAGCAACTGAAACTGGCCAAACAGTACCGGGTACCGGTATCTATCCACAGCCGCAGTGCTACACCGGAGGCGATTGCCGATGTAAAGGCGCTGCAGGATGGCACGCTGAGCGGCGTGTTCCACTGTTTTTCCGGCACACTGGAAGAAGCAAAGGAAATCATTGACCTGGGCTTTTACCTGGGAATAGGCGGTGTGCTCACATTTAAGAAATCCGGGTTGGATAAGATCGTGGAGCAGGTAGGCATAGAACACCTGGTGCTGGAAACAGATGCGCCCTACCTGGCGCCGGTGCCTTACCGTGGCAAGCGCAATGAAAGTGCCTATATTCCCTTGATAGGCCAATGCCTTGCAGATATAAAAAATCTAAAAATTGAAGAGGTAGCGGAAATAACGAGCAGTAATGCCTGCAAATTATTCAAAATGCACTAA